A window of the Cetobacterium sp. ZOR0034 genome harbors these coding sequences:
- a CDS encoding 5'-methylthioadenosine/adenosylhomocysteine nucleosidase — MKKLTLLLTLLTSTLSLANRIAIIGAMDSEIKILLSQMKDVKQEEKASVVFYKGKLENKDVVVFKSGIGKVNAAMSTTIAMEEYDVNKIIFTGVAGAINNNLNITDVVISDYLVQHDYDTTVFGTKKGAVPGSIDAKFSADKNLINVAKTSAEKVLGKNKVYVGTIATGDQFIADKQTVQALESDFGAWAVEMEGAAVAHVANLYKTPVVVIRSMSDKADGSAHMNYNDFVNIAADNSAKIVINMLSQM; from the coding sequence ATGAAAAAACTTACATTACTTTTAACACTTCTAACATCAACTCTATCTTTAGCTAACAGAATAGCTATAATCGGAGCCATGGACTCTGAAATAAAAATCTTACTTTCACAAATGAAAGATGTAAAACAAGAAGAAAAAGCTTCTGTTGTATTTTATAAGGGAAAATTAGAAAATAAAGATGTTGTTGTTTTCAAATCTGGAATTGGAAAAGTTAATGCTGCTATGTCTACAACTATAGCTATGGAAGAGTATGATGTAAATAAAATAATCTTCACAGGAGTCGCTGGAGCAATCAATAACAATTTAAATATAACTGATGTCGTTATATCTGATTATTTAGTTCAACACGACTATGATACGACAGTATTCGGTACTAAAAAAGGTGCTGTTCCTGGATCGATTGATGCCAAGTTCTCTGCTGATAAAAATTTAATCAATGTCGCCAAAACTTCTGCAGAAAAAGTTTTAGGAAAAAATAAAGTTTATGTTGGAACAATCGCTACTGGTGATCAATTTATTGCTGACAAACAAACTGTTCAAGCTCTAGAATCTGATTTTGGTGCATGGGCTGTTGAGATGGAAGGTGCTGCTGTTGCTCACGTTGCTAACCTTTATAAAACTCCTGTTGTTGTTATTAGATCTATGTCTGATAAAGCTGATGGAAGTGCACATATGAACTATAATGATTTCGTTAATATTGCTGCTGATAATTCTGCTAAAATCGTTATCAATATGCTATCACAAATGTAA
- a CDS encoding cyclophilin-like fold protein yields the protein MRKNLVICKMIFLTIFALGMEQSTNKIKLKFENKETVVVLNNNGASNDLLDQLPLELKFENYGGIEKISYLTKRLNINNSPGSCTPKIYDLTYYSPWGNLAFFTKDFRTSNGLVPLGKIESGFENLESIDKALKVVIEKIE from the coding sequence GTGAGAAAAAATTTAGTTATATGTAAAATGATATTTTTAACAATATTTGCATTAGGTATGGAGCAATCAACAAATAAAATTAAATTAAAGTTTGAGAACAAGGAGACAGTTGTAGTTTTAAATAACAATGGTGCTTCTAATGATTTGTTAGATCAATTGCCACTAGAATTAAAATTTGAAAATTATGGCGGAATTGAAAAAATAAGCTATTTGACGAAAAGATTGAATATAAATAACTCACCGGGAAGTTGTACGCCAAAAATTTATGACCTAACATATTATTCGCCTTGGGGAAATTTAGCATTTTTTACAAAAGACTTTAGAACTTCTAATGGATTAGTACCTTTGGGAAAAATAGAATCTGGATTTGAAAATTTAGAATCTATAGATAAAGCGTTGAAAGTGGTAATAGAGAAAATTGAATGA
- a CDS encoding methyltransferase domain-containing protein: MRFNKFLNTYDNYAFVQKEVAQKLIGFLEKDEEFETILEIGCGTGIYSKKLVSHIKYQNIILNDLCDSKNYVSQIEKSKFIIEDMDTFEYKKYSLITSSSVFQWSKNLDQLLDKISIAGDRLLFSIYVDGNLLEIENFFGVGLKYSNHQDILKKLKKNFKFVKYKVENIVLEFTTPLEALKHLKYTGVTGIRKNIEITKIRNFKETKLTYKVAYYNCWN; encoded by the coding sequence ATGAGATTTAATAAATTTTTAAATACATATGATAATTATGCTTTTGTTCAGAAAGAAGTTGCTCAAAAGTTGATTGGCTTTTTAGAGAAAGATGAAGAGTTTGAAACAATTTTAGAGATTGGATGTGGAACAGGAATCTATTCTAAAAAATTAGTATCTCATATAAAATATCAAAATATTATATTAAATGACTTATGTGATAGTAAAAATTATGTGTCACAGATTGAAAAATCAAAATTTATAATTGAAGATATGGATACTTTTGAATATAAAAAATACTCTTTGATAACTTCAAGTTCAGTATTTCAATGGAGTAAGAATTTAGATCAGTTATTAGATAAAATATCAATAGCAGGAGATAGATTATTATTTTCAATTTATGTAGATGGAAATTTATTAGAGATAGAAAATTTTTTTGGAGTTGGATTAAAATACAGTAATCATCAAGATATCTTGAAAAAATTAAAGAAAAATTTTAAGTTTGTTAAATATAAAGTAGAAAATATTGTTTTAGAATTTACAACCCCTTTAGAAGCTTTAAAACATTTGAAATATACAGGAGTTACAGGAATTAGAAAAAATATAGAAATTACGAAGATAAGAAATTTTAAAGAGACTAAGTTGACATATAAAGTAGCTTATTATAATTGCTGGAATTAA
- a CDS encoding pimeloyl-ACP methyl esterase BioG family protein: protein MKLIMFFNGWGMNDLNLFLGDEWEIRYINYPYKYEEPILKFDKIVFIGWSFGVYYLNKFLEENPFYQKYEAVGVNGTPHMMGERGISKRMLKYTLENLTKKSLERFYKNMGILDNKNISIFGEKKDVSELKVELSDFINNYIERENYIKKSIISKNDRIIKSKNQKKYFTENGSLIYEIDGEHFIFAEEKNLSRLVDILNEI from the coding sequence ATGAAATTGATAATGTTTTTTAATGGTTGGGGAATGAATGATTTAAATCTTTTTTTAGGAGATGAGTGGGAGATTAGATATATAAATTATCCTTATAAATATGAAGAGCCTATTTTGAAATTTGATAAAATTGTATTTATTGGTTGGTCATTTGGAGTTTATTATTTAAATAAATTTTTAGAGGAAAATCCTTTTTATCAGAAATATGAAGCAGTAGGAGTTAATGGAACTCCACATATGATGGGAGAGAGAGGAATTTCAAAAAGAATGTTGAAATATACTCTTGAAAATTTGACAAAAAAATCTTTAGAGAGATTCTATAAGAATATGGGAATTCTAGATAATAAAAATATATCTATTTTTGGTGAAAAAAAAGATGTTTCGGAATTAAAAGTTGAACTTTCAGATTTTATAAATAATTATATAGAAAGAGAAAATTATATAAAAAAATCTATAATCTCTAAAAATGATCGAATAATAAAGTCTAAAAATCAAAAAAAATATTTTACAGAAAATGGCAGTTTAATTTATGAAATAGATGGAGAACATTTTATTTTTGCTGAGGAAAAAAATTTAAGTAGGTTGGTGGATATTTTAAATGAGATTTAA
- a CDS encoding pyridoxal phosphate-dependent aminotransferase family protein, with product MKKERIIKELSELKKDENYRSLKLTDKKYINFSSNDYLGLNEDKELRGEFFQKFKDEDLLFSSSSSRLLSGSYPIIMKLEKKLEKIYNKKTLLFNSGYDANTCLIETLFSKTSLIISDRYNHSSIYSGIKASEAKLLRYRHLDYNHLEEILKKYSSEYDDILVVSETVYSMDGDRANIKKLVQLKSKYGFKLLIDEAHSFGVLGYGECYEADVLDLIDYVVIPLGKAGSSIGAYVLMDELSKEYIINKGRKFIYTTALPPINVAWNLFILEKMEKFNFRRKRLIELSIYMRNLLNEYKIETISSTNIISIVIGENQRVNKISENLREKGYLIYPIKEPTVPKGTARLRVSLTALHTKEMIQKFVKELNYEIDNVF from the coding sequence ATGAAAAAAGAAAGAATTATAAAAGAGTTATCAGAATTAAAAAAAGATGAGAACTATCGAAGTTTGAAATTAACTGATAAAAAATATATTAATTTTTCATCAAATGATTATTTGGGATTAAATGAAGACAAAGAGTTAAGGGGAGAGTTTTTTCAAAAATTTAAAGATGAAGATTTGTTATTTTCATCATCATCATCAAGATTGTTGTCAGGGAGTTATCCTATAATCATGAAATTAGAAAAAAAATTGGAAAAGATTTATAATAAAAAAACTCTTTTGTTTAATAGTGGATATGATGCTAATACTTGTTTGATAGAAACTCTTTTTTCTAAAACATCACTTATTATAAGTGATAGATATAATCATTCGAGTATATATTCCGGAATAAAAGCTTCAGAGGCAAAACTTTTAAGATATAGACATCTAGATTATAATCATTTGGAAGAAATTTTGAAAAAATATAGTTCGGAGTATGATGATATACTAGTTGTCTCAGAAACTGTTTATAGTATGGATGGAGATAGAGCGAATATAAAAAAATTAGTTCAATTAAAAAGTAAATATGGATTTAAGCTTTTGATAGATGAGGCTCACTCTTTTGGAGTTTTAGGATATGGAGAGTGTTATGAGGCAGATGTCTTGGATTTAATTGACTATGTCGTTATTCCTCTCGGAAAGGCAGGCTCTTCAATAGGAGCTTATGTTTTAATGGATGAATTATCAAAAGAATACATTATAAATAAAGGAAGAAAATTTATATATACGACAGCATTGCCACCTATAAATGTAGCTTGGAATCTTTTTATTCTTGAGAAGATGGAGAAGTTTAATTTTAGAAGAAAGAGATTGATAGAACTATCAATATATATGAGAAATCTACTGAATGAATATAAGATAGAGACAATCTCAAGTACAAACATAATTAGTATAGTGATAGGTGAGAATCAGAGGGTAAATAAAATATCTGAAAATCTCAGGGAGAAAGGATACTTAATATACCCAATTAAAGAACCAACAGTCCCTAAAGGAACAGCTAGATTGAGAGTAAGTTTAACAGCACTTCATACGAAGGAGATGATTCAAAAGTTTGTAAAGGAGTTAAACTATGAAATTGATAATGTTTTTTAA
- the bioA gene encoding adenosylmethionine--8-amino-7-oxononanoate transaminase, which yields MDLEKLKFFLNYNSLSQLQKKDLQYIFHPCSQMKDYEKLPPMVIKKGEGVYLIDENGKRYMDCVSSWWVNLFGHCNGRINRALNRQIESLEHAIFANFTHEPAIELGERLIEVAPEGLKKLIFSENGSSAVEIALKISFQYHQEKGNTKRKKFVSLKNAYHGETLGALGVTDVNLFTELYKPLIKEALKVEGPDCYRCSWNKKPANCDAECFIHMQELLEENGDEIAGVIIEPMVQGAAGMNMYSPKYLKKLRALTIEKGVHLIADEIAVGFGRTGKMFACEHADISPDIMCVGKGLTAGYFPMALTLITDEIYNAFYKDYLEGGAFLHSHSYSGNPLGCSVAVETLKIFKEEEILKQIEKKGQYLEKKAKEIFGNHKNLGEYRQIGFIGAIELVKNKEKKERFKSYERATYEIYKIGLEKGIIIRPLGDVIYFMPPYTIELNEIDFMLENCLEAIDEYLMKKEKIEIKNKYLNKFIGFEV from the coding sequence ATAGATTTAGAAAAATTAAAATTTTTTTTAAATTATAATAGTTTGAGTCAGCTCCAAAAAAAAGATTTGCAATATATTTTTCATCCGTGCTCACAAATGAAAGATTATGAAAAACTTCCACCGATGGTTATAAAAAAAGGTGAGGGGGTTTATTTGATAGATGAAAATGGGAAAAGATACATGGATTGTGTCTCAAGTTGGTGGGTAAATCTTTTTGGACATTGTAATGGAAGAATAAATAGAGCTCTAAATAGACAGATAGAAAGTTTAGAACATGCAATTTTTGCTAATTTTACACATGAACCAGCCATAGAACTTGGAGAGAGATTAATTGAAGTAGCTCCTGAAGGTTTAAAGAAACTTATTTTTTCTGAAAATGGATCTTCAGCTGTGGAGATAGCTCTTAAAATATCGTTTCAATATCATCAAGAGAAAGGTAATACAAAAAGAAAAAAGTTTGTATCTTTAAAAAATGCTTATCATGGAGAAACTTTAGGAGCTTTGGGAGTGACGGATGTAAATTTATTTACAGAGTTATATAAACCGCTTATAAAAGAAGCCCTGAAAGTTGAAGGTCCAGATTGTTATAGATGTAGTTGGAATAAAAAACCGGCAAATTGTGATGCTGAATGTTTTATTCATATGCAGGAGTTATTAGAAGAAAATGGTGATGAAATAGCAGGAGTAATAATAGAGCCGATGGTACAAGGAGCAGCAGGAATGAATATGTATTCTCCAAAATATTTGAAAAAATTAAGAGCTCTAACAATTGAAAAAGGAGTTCATTTAATAGCTGATGAGATTGCAGTTGGGTTTGGAAGAACAGGAAAAATGTTTGCTTGCGAGCATGCAGATATCTCTCCGGATATTATGTGCGTTGGAAAAGGTCTTACAGCGGGATATTTTCCAATGGCATTAACCCTTATTACTGATGAGATATATAATGCTTTTTATAAAGATTATTTAGAAGGTGGAGCATTTTTACACTCACACAGCTATTCTGGTAATCCACTTGGATGTTCAGTTGCTGTTGAAACATTAAAAATTTTTAAAGAGGAAGAGATTTTGAAGCAGATTGAAAAAAAGGGTCAATATTTAGAAAAAAAAGCTAAAGAAATATTTGGAAATCATAAAAATCTTGGAGAGTATAGACAAATTGGTTTTATTGGTGCCATTGAATTAGTAAAGAATAAAGAGAAGAAAGAACGATTTAAATCTTATGAGAGAGCAACATATGAAATTTATAAAATAGGACTTGAAAAGGGAATTATAATTAGACCTTTAGGTGATGTAATATACTTTATGCCACCATATACAATTGAGCTAAACGAGATAGACTTTATGTTAGAGAATTGTTTAGAGGCAATAGATGAATACTTAATGAAAAAAGAAAAAATTGAGATAAAAAATAAATATTTAAATAAATTTATCGGATTTGAGGTTTAA